One Armatimonadota bacterium DNA window includes the following coding sequences:
- a CDS encoding O-antigen ligase family protein, with the protein MPPRWPDRLQRAALLLTVALFSGGYATWGLVVMLVAVASEGVLTHTLPWTTTPLDGVVAGFVSWFLLAGYLSEFRAIAVGSTGLAALTIYLAFGGASRVLLRDPGFLRPLLWTWLAGGAAAGAAAFLLHLRRSAPAALPELGQNAVGTTAMAALLIALGLALLFAGTRRYLALLLALPPAAALVTSYTRGAWIGAGVGLLALTVLAGRRHAVRALLLGAALVAAVLVSAGPERGALVRRALTVADPQVNLNRIYLLRTARLIIADHPVFGTGLNTFSQMTLRYRLPGDPNPPGAPFAHNIFLNMAAEGGIVAALLFVAVVIQALRCGLRWWRGAPEEARILSAVVIAVFLAMMTHQLFDGTLLSVHLGAGMWLVIGILAARGGGRA; encoded by the coding sequence ATGCCGCCGCGCTGGCCTGACCGCCTGCAGAGAGCCGCCCTGCTTCTCACCGTCGCGCTGTTCTCGGGAGGCTACGCGACCTGGGGACTGGTCGTGATGCTGGTGGCGGTGGCATCCGAAGGAGTGCTCACGCACACCCTGCCGTGGACAACGACTCCGCTGGACGGCGTCGTCGCAGGATTCGTCAGCTGGTTCCTGCTGGCCGGCTACCTCTCCGAGTTCCGGGCGATCGCCGTAGGCTCGACGGGGCTGGCCGCGCTGACAATCTACCTGGCCTTCGGGGGAGCATCCCGCGTCCTGCTCCGCGATCCTGGTTTCCTCCGGCCGTTGCTGTGGACGTGGCTGGCCGGCGGCGCCGCGGCCGGCGCGGCGGCCTTCCTCCTGCACCTGCGCCGGAGCGCCCCGGCCGCGCTGCCCGAACTGGGACAAAACGCGGTGGGGACGACGGCGATGGCGGCGCTCCTCATCGCCCTCGGGCTGGCCCTCCTCTTTGCCGGCACGAGACGGTACCTGGCGCTGCTCCTCGCCCTCCCGCCGGCGGCGGCGCTGGTGACAAGTTACACCCGCGGGGCCTGGATCGGCGCAGGGGTGGGCCTCCTGGCGCTGACGGTGCTGGCCGGCCGGCGGCACGCCGTTCGTGCGCTCCTCCTCGGTGCGGCGCTGGTCGCGGCGGTCCTGGTGTCGGCCGGCCCCGAGCGGGGGGCGCTGGTCAGGAGAGCGCTGACGGTCGCCGACCCCCAGGTCAATCTCAACCGCATCTACCTCCTGCGCACCGCCAGACTGATCATCGCCGACCACCCCGTCTTCGGCACCGGCCTCAACACCTTTTCCCAGATGACCCTGCGCTACCGCCTCCCGGGCGACCCGAACCCGCCCGGCGCGCCTTTCGCCCACAACATCTTCCTGAACATGGCCGCCGAAGGCGGCATCGTCGCCGCGCTGCTCTTCGTCGCCGTCGTCATCCAGGCCCTCCGCTGCGGCCTTCGCTGGTGGCGGGGCGCCCCCGAAGAGGCGCGGATCCTGTCTGCGGTCGTGATCGCCGTGTTCCTGGCCATGATGACCCACCAGCTCTTCGACGGCACCCTCCTGTCGGTGCACCTGGGGGCCGGAATGTGGCTGGTCATCGGGATCCTCGCCGCGCGCGGAGGCGGCCGTGCCTGA
- a CDS encoding glycosyltransferase, whose amino-acid sequence MAPEISVVVPTFNRAAVLAHALEALARQTLEAGRFEVIVVDDASTDETPALLRRFAEGRLPLQVLRLPANRGRGAARNAGIQTARGRYISFVDSDIVVGPEFLRWHLKTLAAHGGGVLSRGPVVLISDLRDLPAARAPRLAASPAYLDTANAMLPKAALQEAGLFDEGFPGYGWEDFELGVRLRRLGLRRVFCPQAVAFHIQPVADAALLPELLAREEERARSAVYFWRKHPTPQTRWLIQATPLHGAVYWLAALGGALDPARALQLARRLERRGRRGLAHVVVRGVLNLHYYRALTSALHRHAAALA is encoded by the coding sequence ATGGCGCCGGAGATCTCCGTGGTCGTGCCCACCTTCAACCGTGCCGCCGTGCTGGCGCACGCCCTGGAGGCCCTGGCCCGGCAGACGCTGGAGGCCGGCCGCTTCGAGGTGATCGTGGTGGACGACGCCTCCACCGACGAGACCCCGGCGCTGTTGCGGCGGTTCGCCGAGGGGCGGCTCCCGCTCCAGGTGCTCCGCCTCCCGGCCAACCGCGGGCGCGGCGCGGCCCGCAATGCGGGAATCCAGACCGCGCGCGGCCGGTACATCTCCTTCGTGGACAGCGACATCGTGGTCGGACCGGAGTTCTTGCGCTGGCACCTGAAGACGCTGGCCGCCCACGGGGGCGGCGTGCTCTCCCGCGGGCCGGTGGTGCTGATCTCGGACCTGCGCGATCTGCCGGCCGCCCGCGCGCCCCGCCTGGCCGCCTCCCCGGCGTATCTGGACACCGCCAACGCGATGCTGCCGAAAGCGGCGCTGCAGGAGGCCGGCCTCTTCGACGAAGGGTTCCCGGGCTACGGCTGGGAGGATTTCGAACTCGGCGTGCGCCTGCGGCGCCTGGGGCTGCGGCGCGTCTTCTGCCCGCAGGCCGTGGCCTTCCACATCCAGCCGGTGGCCGATGCGGCCCTGCTGCCCGAGCTGCTGGCCAGGGAGGAGGAGCGCGCCCGCAGCGCGGTCTACTTCTGGCGGAAGCACCCCACGCCGCAGACCCGGTGGCTGATCCAGGCCACCCCCCTGCACGGGGCGGTCTACTGGCTGGCCGCCCTCGGCGGAGCGCTGGATCCGGCGCGCGCCCTGCAGCTGGCCCGCCGTCTGGAGCGCCGGGGCCGCCGGGGGCTGGCCCACGTCGTCGTGCGCGGCGTCCTGAACCTCCACTATTACCGCGCGCTGACCTCCGCGTTGCACCGCCATGCCGCCGCGCTGGCCTGA
- a CDS encoding ABC transporter ATP-binding protein, whose protein sequence is MRRIIPFIAPYWPVAAAGVACLLLVTGTQLFIPRYVGLTIDAIAAADSFAVLNSAAMVILGALALRSVLLYGQIFCGFYLGHRVVADLRERIFEQVQRWSLARFARWTSGDLISRSLQDTQVVQTTLLVGLLDLLGVALTVAGILVMLFVLRWDLALFTLVVIPVLIGAARAFGHEIQRTSQRAQARTADLAATIRETFTASRIIRAFAQEEREVRRFRGQNERTFRENLRISQLIAAQVPVVSLLTAAGLVAVLWFGGRMAASGVLTVGSLVAFLTYAGLAVEPVVSLSRAYASVRQGLGALDRIADLLRPVDDVADLPGAAPLPPVRGAVRFSGVSLTYDGASWALRDIDLDVAPGERVAIVGPSGAGKTSLINLLPRFYDPTTGAVAIDGRDVRSVTLRSLRRQIGLVPQETVLFSGTVRDNIAYARPEASLDEIIAAARIANAHDFIAALPRGYDTVLGEDSVQLSGGQRQRLAIARAVLTGPRIIILDEATSALDPESERLIQEAMDRLTEGRTTFIIAHRLSTVRKADRIVVLDQGRIVEQGRHDDLMARGGVYARLAGLQLVEVP, encoded by the coding sequence GTGAGACGGATCATCCCCTTCATCGCCCCGTACTGGCCGGTCGCCGCCGCCGGCGTGGCCTGCCTGTTGCTGGTCACCGGAACGCAGCTCTTCATCCCGCGGTACGTCGGGCTGACCATCGACGCCATCGCCGCCGCAGACAGCTTCGCCGTGCTCAACTCGGCGGCGATGGTCATCCTGGGGGCGCTGGCGCTGCGCAGCGTGCTGCTGTACGGGCAGATCTTCTGCGGCTTCTACCTCGGCCACCGCGTGGTGGCCGACCTGCGCGAGCGGATCTTCGAGCAGGTCCAGCGGTGGTCGCTGGCCCGCTTCGCGCGGTGGACGAGCGGCGACCTGATCTCGCGCAGCCTCCAGGACACCCAGGTCGTCCAGACCACCCTGCTCGTCGGCCTCCTCGACCTGCTGGGCGTGGCGCTGACGGTGGCGGGGATCCTGGTCATGCTCTTTGTCCTGCGCTGGGACCTCGCCCTGTTCACCCTCGTCGTCATCCCGGTGTTGATCGGCGCGGCGCGGGCCTTCGGCCATGAGATTCAGCGGACCTCGCAGCGCGCCCAGGCGCGCACCGCCGACCTGGCCGCGACCATCCGCGAGACCTTCACCGCCTCGCGCATCATCCGCGCCTTCGCCCAGGAGGAACGGGAGGTCCGGCGCTTCCGGGGCCAGAACGAACGGACCTTCCGGGAGAACCTCCGCATCAGCCAGTTGATCGCCGCCCAGGTGCCGGTGGTGAGCCTCCTCACCGCGGCGGGCCTGGTGGCCGTGCTGTGGTTCGGCGGGCGGATGGCCGCCTCCGGCGTCCTCACCGTGGGGAGCCTGGTGGCGTTTCTGACCTACGCCGGCCTGGCCGTCGAGCCGGTGGTCTCGCTCAGCCGCGCCTACGCCTCCGTCCGCCAGGGGCTCGGGGCGCTGGACCGGATCGCCGACCTGCTGCGCCCGGTCGATGACGTCGCCGACCTCCCGGGCGCCGCGCCCCTCCCTCCCGTCCGGGGCGCCGTCCGCTTCAGCGGCGTCTCCCTCACCTACGACGGGGCATCCTGGGCGCTGCGCGACATCGATCTGGACGTCGCGCCCGGAGAGCGTGTGGCGATCGTCGGCCCCAGCGGCGCGGGGAAGACCTCGCTCATCAACCTCCTGCCCCGCTTCTACGATCCCACCACGGGGGCCGTGGCCATCGACGGCCGGGACGTGCGCTCGGTGACCCTGCGCTCCCTGCGGCGGCAGATCGGGCTCGTCCCCCAGGAGACGGTGCTGTTCTCGGGGACGGTGCGGGACAACATCGCCTACGCCAGACCCGAGGCGTCGCTGGACGAGATCATCGCCGCGGCCCGCATCGCCAACGCCCACGACTTCATTGCGGCCCTGCCCCGGGGCTACGACACGGTGCTGGGCGAAGACAGCGTGCAGCTCTCGGGCGGCCAGCGCCAGCGCCTGGCCATCGCCCGGGCGGTGCTGACCGGCCCGCGGATCATCATCCTGGACGAAGCCACCTCCGCCCTCGATCCGGAGTCGGAGCGGTTGATCCAGGAAGCGATGGACCGCCTGACGGAGGGCCGCACCACCTTCATCATCGCCCACCGCCTCTCCACGGTGCGCAAGGCCGACCGTATCGTCGTGCTCGACCAGGGACGGATCGTCGAGCAGGGCCGCCACGACGACCTGATGGCCCGGGGCGGCGTCTACGCCCGTCTGGCCGGGCTGCAGCTGGTGGAAGTGCCGTAG
- a CDS encoding M48 family metalloprotease, producing the protein MAYTMRWMLKTTPALVGALLALAVVGALAAPAAAAFLSTGQEIRIGREAAAQLEAEVGVVRDPVRTAQIAAIGARLAAASGRPELPWTFKILNTNQINAISLPGGFIYVTRGMLGFVRSEDELAFVLGHEVGHVDRRHHVAIIERDFFFGLVLSLLFGGDPTSGQIAALLHTLLRRGFSREAEFEADETGVLLTHRAGFNAGAGLVFMERLRAAEGRDPSQLEVLLSTHPALADRLARVREQLRRLGYRVGILRAAA; encoded by the coding sequence ATGGCGTACACGATGCGCTGGATGCTGAAGACGACTCCGGCCCTCGTCGGCGCGCTCCTGGCGCTGGCGGTCGTCGGCGCCCTGGCCGCGCCGGCCGCGGCGGCGTTCCTCTCCACGGGGCAGGAGATCCGCATCGGGCGGGAGGCCGCCGCGCAGCTCGAGGCCGAGGTAGGCGTCGTCCGCGACCCCGTGCGCACCGCCCAGATCGCGGCGATCGGCGCGCGCCTGGCCGCCGCCAGCGGTCGCCCGGAGCTGCCCTGGACGTTCAAGATCCTGAACACGAACCAGATCAACGCCATCTCCCTGCCCGGGGGGTTCATCTACGTGACCCGGGGGATGCTCGGATTCGTCAGGTCCGAGGACGAGCTGGCCTTCGTCCTGGGGCACGAGGTAGGCCACGTGGACCGCCGCCACCACGTGGCGATCATCGAGCGCGACTTCTTCTTCGGGCTGGTCCTCTCGCTGCTGTTCGGGGGTGATCCCACCAGCGGCCAGATCGCGGCCCTGCTGCACACCCTGCTGCGGCGGGGGTTCAGCCGCGAGGCGGAGTTCGAGGCCGACGAGACCGGGGTGCTGCTGACCCACCGCGCCGGGTTCAACGCCGGCGCGGGCCTTGTGTTCATGGAGCGGCTGCGGGCCGCGGAGGGCCGCGACCCCTCGCAACTGGAGGTCCTCCTCAGCACCCATCCCGCCCTGGCCGACCGCCTGGCGCGGGTGCGGGAACAACTGCGCCGGCTCGGCTACCGGGTCGGGATCCTGCGGGCGGCGGCGTGA
- a CDS encoding glycosyltransferase family 2 protein, whose product MPDLSVVIPTHNNRPVLARALQHLFAQDYPPERFEIVVLDDGSTDGTDEFVGSLASPVKLTYRWQPNRGRAAARNAGSRLASAPVILYLDSDILAAPDLVSRHARYYTDPARPIGVQGRTLIHPDAKRTPFMKTKELVPDLTLRRRRDLSPYHVITRNLSLRAEDLWAAGGFDEGFPGYGWEDIELGLRLRARGVRFFYDPQALGYHDDVETLERTRAKLRQAGEGAVYFWRKHNRRTGLGFFLEIHPLLLPLKWLVYRTGVLGKVIRAVLPWAEAGEHLWICSECYNYLLWEAYYDGVFAALRRSGADT is encoded by the coding sequence GTGCCTGACCTCAGCGTGGTCATCCCCACGCACAACAACCGGCCGGTGCTGGCCCGCGCCCTGCAGCACCTCTTCGCCCAGGATTACCCGCCGGAGCGGTTCGAGATCGTCGTCCTCGACGACGGGTCCACCGACGGCACCGACGAGTTCGTGGGCTCCCTGGCCTCTCCCGTGAAGCTCACCTATCGGTGGCAGCCCAACCGCGGCCGCGCCGCGGCGCGGAACGCCGGATCGCGGCTGGCCTCCGCGCCCGTGATCCTCTATCTGGATTCGGACATCCTGGCCGCCCCCGATCTCGTCTCCCGGCACGCCCGGTACTACACGGATCCCGCGCGACCCATCGGCGTGCAGGGCCGCACGCTCATCCACCCCGACGCCAAGCGCACCCCCTTCATGAAGACCAAAGAGCTCGTGCCCGATCTCACCCTCCGCCGCCGGCGGGATCTCTCCCCCTACCACGTCATCACCCGCAACCTCTCCCTCCGCGCCGAGGACCTGTGGGCCGCGGGAGGGTTCGACGAGGGGTTCCCGGGATACGGGTGGGAGGACATCGAACTGGGGCTGCGCCTGCGGGCGCGCGGGGTGCGGTTCTTCTACGATCCCCAGGCCCTGGGCTACCACGACGACGTGGAGACCCTGGAGCGCACGCGGGCCAAACTGCGCCAGGCCGGCGAAGGCGCGGTCTACTTCTGGCGGAAGCACAACCGCCGGACCGGCCTCGGCTTCTTCCTGGAGATCCACCCCCTGCTGCTGCCGCTGAAGTGGCTGGTCTACCGGACCGGGGTCCTGGGGAAGGTCATCCGCGCCGTCCTCCCCTGGGCGGAAGCCGGAGAGCACCTGTGGATCTGCAGCGAGTGCTACAACTACCTGCTGTGGGAAGCCTACTACGACGGCGTCTTCGCCGCGCTGCGCCGGTCCGGCGCGGACACATGA
- a CDS encoding lipid-A-disaccharide synthase-related protein, whose translation MTNPTGPRGLVRSVLIVSNGRGEDAVGAALAQALAEAAPVAAYPLVGTGDVYGDVPLLDPRQALPSGGFALRGGDLAGDLRAGGAKLLAAQRRTLRGQAGRHAVTVAVGDVFCLWMASRARTPTVFVATAKSQRTEPHRLLEIWQMRRRAAVVFTRDRETAEALAGRGVRARYDGNPLMDCIPPARGALPLAPGAPVVLLLPGSRSDALYNLTQVLKVAVQINDEVGARFVCALSQTIPVVEAVRRAQAAGWEAAGEFIERAETRVLLTRDFGAAVRAATIVVGLAGTANEQAAGLGRPVVAFSLDGAVQYTPRFLALQKRLLGDALVDALDWEDAARAAVWLLLNPEEAARRGAVGRERMGGGGAVEKIAQEVTRLLPAR comes from the coding sequence ATGACGAACCCCACAGGACCCCGGGGTCTGGTCAGGTCGGTGCTCATCGTGAGCAACGGCCGCGGCGAAGACGCCGTCGGCGCCGCCCTCGCGCAGGCGCTGGCGGAGGCCGCCCCGGTTGCGGCCTACCCCCTCGTGGGGACGGGGGACGTCTACGGCGACGTCCCTCTGCTCGACCCGCGACAGGCCCTGCCCTCGGGCGGCTTCGCGCTGCGCGGCGGGGACCTGGCCGGCGACCTCCGCGCCGGCGGGGCGAAACTGCTGGCCGCGCAGCGCCGGACCCTGCGGGGCCAGGCCGGCCGGCACGCCGTGACCGTGGCGGTGGGCGACGTCTTCTGCCTGTGGATGGCCTCCCGGGCGCGGACGCCCACGGTGTTCGTGGCCACGGCCAAGTCCCAGCGCACCGAACCCCACAGGTTGCTGGAGATCTGGCAGATGCGCCGTCGCGCCGCCGTCGTCTTCACCCGCGACCGGGAGACGGCGGAGGCCCTGGCCGGGCGCGGCGTGCGGGCGCGCTACGACGGCAATCCGCTGATGGACTGCATCCCTCCGGCGCGGGGAGCCCTGCCCCTGGCCCCCGGCGCCCCGGTCGTCCTGCTCCTGCCGGGCAGCCGAAGCGATGCCCTGTACAACCTGACGCAGGTGCTCAAAGTCGCGGTGCAGATCAACGACGAAGTGGGCGCGCGCTTCGTCTGCGCGCTCTCCCAGACCATCCCCGTGGTGGAGGCGGTGCGCCGGGCGCAGGCCGCCGGATGGGAGGCGGCGGGCGAATTCATCGAACGGGCGGAGACGCGGGTGCTCCTGACCAGGGACTTCGGGGCGGCGGTGCGGGCGGCGACGATCGTCGTGGGGCTGGCCGGGACGGCGAACGAGCAGGCGGCGGGCCTGGGTCGGCCCGTGGTGGCCTTCTCCCTGGACGGGGCGGTGCAGTACACGCCGCGGTTCCTCGCCCTGCAGAAACGGCTGCTCGGCGATGCGCTGGTCGACGCCCTCGACTGGGAGGACGCGGCGCGGGCGGCGGTGTGGCTGCTGCTCAACCCCGAGGAAGCGGCCCGCCGCGGCGCGGTGGGGCGGGAGCGGATGGGCGGAGGCGGCGCGGTGGAGAAGATCGCGCAGGAGGTGACCCGCCTCCTCCCGGCCCGGTAG
- a CDS encoding CehA/McbA family metallohydrolase codes for MTVLDPYTGPGTYRKAQLHCHTTASDGRFRPRELLRMYKESGYAFVCLTDHNRVTREAGLDDDTFLAVPGSEDTVSAATIFPLTLLGPHLGRLFVDAPTRRGTAQQRIDATAAAGGLLSLCHPSWTGNLWTGRWPLAAASGLRGVHLVEIWNPHSDSARDLELWTALLRQRGPQAPLWGVAVDDCHHARQFNRGWIMAKVSAVTAAALRDALRRGAFYATTGATAEFGAEEGTVWARGVSPAGARVRFLDARGVLRAEVESPEGRYPVRADEEFIRIEIVGPAGARAWSQPFWVCQGGRP; via the coding sequence GTGACCGTCCTCGATCCGTACACCGGGCCCGGCACCTACCGCAAAGCCCAGCTGCACTGCCACACCACCGCTTCCGACGGCCGGTTCCGGCCCCGGGAACTCCTGCGGATGTACAAGGAGTCGGGGTATGCCTTCGTCTGCCTCACCGACCACAACCGCGTCACCCGCGAGGCCGGCCTGGACGACGACACCTTCCTGGCCGTGCCGGGCTCGGAGGACACCGTTTCGGCGGCGACGATCTTTCCGCTGACGCTGCTCGGCCCGCACCTCGGCCGGCTGTTCGTGGACGCCCCGACGCGCCGCGGCACCGCCCAGCAGCGCATCGACGCCACGGCGGCCGCCGGCGGCCTCCTCTCCCTGTGCCATCCGTCCTGGACGGGCAACCTGTGGACGGGCCGCTGGCCGCTGGCCGCCGCATCCGGCCTGCGCGGCGTCCACCTCGTGGAGATCTGGAATCCCCACTCCGATTCCGCCCGCGACCTGGAGCTGTGGACGGCGCTGCTGCGGCAGCGGGGACCGCAGGCGCCGCTGTGGGGGGTGGCGGTGGACGACTGTCACCACGCCCGGCAGTTCAACCGCGGCTGGATCATGGCCAAGGTCTCCGCCGTGACCGCCGCCGCGCTGCGCGACGCCCTGCGGCGCGGAGCCTTCTACGCCACGACCGGCGCGACGGCGGAGTTCGGGGCGGAGGAGGGGACGGTGTGGGCCCGGGGGGTGAGCCCGGCCGGCGCCCGGGTGCGCTTTCTGGACGCACGGGGGGTTCTGCGGGCCGAGGTCGAATCACCAGAGGGTCGCTACCCCGTCCGGGCGGATGAGGAGTTTATCCGCATCGAGATCGTCGGCCCCGCGGGAGCGCGGGCGTGGTCGCAGCCGTTCTGGGTGTGTCAGGGAGGGAGGCCGTGA